From the Papaver somniferum cultivar HN1 chromosome 2, ASM357369v1, whole genome shotgun sequence genome, the window cggttgaattagttttcatctctattgctagattagggttattatacgtaaaagtgataattcctgattgcaagtagcataattgtgggtattgCTTGTAGCgatgcatcctagtagtcacgagtggatcataaccttggttaaatcggattcgtgcttttacacgttcgattgctttgattagtcttgtTCCATAGAACTcaatgcttttagggagttaaacttaattgtgcttttacactttaggttgctttctagaaagaatcacatatgcatcttttaatgtggttgtgatgaaatcagggaattagcgagatatatttgcgatcaagatatcttaggacttttaataaagttgagattaaatatcaattctggTTATTGTTGAAAAgaatgtttgtggatgaaaacgatatccttgaccaatactttcacatatttgaattgtgtgctttatttatttgttttgcttttattttattttagtatatcaaAATCATAATATCCCCCCTTTTGTTTGCTTAAgataccaaaacatattgacaacctagtcctctctgtgggaacgatcctttcttgcccttgctatattatatattttgagtagtaagaaagtgtaactattttgacgcctacgacagcgatcaaattttggcgccgttgtcggggaggcagcggttgtcacttgtttttggtttcttattttcttgtttttagttttgttttattttctggtttttaaccttgttttgagaatcgtgtttcaggtacttatttctcatggatggagcatattggaacgaTGGATACgatttccaacaatctcaacaacatgacaacttccaacaattcaggggtataatcaaaaccaattcattggctatgaccaatattccatggatccttatggttttcctcaacaaccttatggcgggtatgtgtgtgaacaaccacaaggatgggaggattcttatgctcgtgaacaaaaagtttctgactttctagacaaagtttccaactttgtacaacaagagttccaaaaagataaagaggctacagaagagcaactccaagaacttcgtgaaggtattgctaacttacaaagaggtattgatcaaatcaaagaagaaaggtatgaggaagaactttgctttaaaaacaataactattctaatgtgcctatggtttgtgatgaatatttgattatgctaatgttgaaaagggccaacctttggggtctttcattgataattgtgtagtttcctcaactcttgatcttaataatgatcattcactaTTCAAAATGATGAGATTgagattagcaacactaaattcaacgAGAACCAATATTATGTTAattatgaaagtgatgatgattatgaagatacatcgcttgaaccaactcatggtgacgTTTCCCAAAGGTGTACAGCGAATCtctttgggatcaaaatgaagacgaagaggaatatgttgacacttgtgtagattactcaagcattgatcttaataatgatcaagagcctattcaaagggtggagcttgaggatgatgcatttttgagtcctctaaaaaagttccttatagcgaaatttggagccgcaaaagagtatgtgccttacaacgaagaggagtgtgttgagaatgaaaccgatatgaccaatattgtggaagacccaattgagattgcatatgattgtaatgatgatgttgatcccgagactttggttaaggaagaAACCGGAAGagtggttgcaaggtttgatagagaccatgatataaaagaggtgagtaattcacttgaatttttcaaggatgaagaggatgccgtgatacaagagatttgcaaggtttgtctaaccctttgcatgttGTTTCTCGTCCTTtacctcttgttggtttgaatgtatgtgcttcgagaatattgttgaatgactttgtttctcgatttccaccattagaaacatttgattctcatactatgcaagtttgcaaagaagaaaccataaagttcctgaattttatgttctttatacacttccaagtgtggacaagaataagtgtgggggaaacttctattgggttatagcttcacttttgctttattatactaatgtttgtgtgaagttactatttgcaaaacaggttacatggaaggatccccaacttttcagattattggtgtatggggaattcgtcgcgcaagtcgggctgacgactttaaaccaagcgctaaatgggaggcaacccataggatgagtatttcttgtcttatttttatattcttgtttcgtttttagctttttcttgtcttgtatttactttttctgatttcttgtcgcatatcattatatgatttcccaacttgactttctttggacgattcaatttacattgaggacaatgtaaagtttaagtgtgggggagtggttaagcatttgcattgtaaaattttcaacttctgtgtaaattagtgaataaaaaaactccaacttgtagttagtttagagtcacatagtatacatgtcgctaagattacatcgaaattctcataagagtgactgaacttagagatgacagagaacgtgatcgggtttcttacttgtatgagagttaaagttggatttaaccatccagtggcaaatgaggtgcagactgaattcagtattagagttgtggtcccctatagtggatactacccatgttacatcatgagaggcaccgaccttcaattctttgcacCTGTCTAAATttttgcttttagagtgtgtgtcaccgtacataaactccgggtagaatggtgagctacccaacctcccaccaatagaagcactattttgatctcttgagtgctattttatcaatcatgaatggtgacatcgaattgctaactaccgcttgtaatcttgttcgcagttagcaccatccactttatctctctctacaccaagatccatagaaacaccatcatcatcaacaagaggagcatcacaaattcgaaggaaagttgaagacgttttaggtttacaagcaacaatacagaaatgagcagatttcagattcaagtaaagcaacaagacaaggagcaaatttttacaagttgaagactattgtacgagagcgaatattatcaagatgagagtcaagaagtttatgatatcgagacatacaagttgtgaagaatcgagcggtaaagtacttacaccgtggcctttgtattttattttatctttattttatttgttatatttgtatattattttctcttgttccagaaaaaaaaaaaactgggacATGGTCATTGTTATGTTAAGTCCCTTgtcaataaaaaatgaaaaaaaaatgaaaaaaagagacaagagaaaattttgttaggtttattattagttttattattttgttttgttttattttgtatttgttttatttttctgtctcaataaaaaaaaaaaaaagaagaaaaaagacagaaaaatcctttgtatcatattttggggttgttcgtttttagttttgtattttttcaataaagccaatggaaagaaggaatatccacaatgaagttttaagcaacaaggaattagaggaaaaaatctcattgtcaagattctacgaagttcaaggtTATCATtcatcaagagttgaaaaccgaagacgaagatgaagacaaggattgaagaccgaagacgtttctatggatgttgtgagagtggtgttaaatgcacgtcgaacggataacgaggtaagtaagcatattcccaccttcgttaagtggttgatttcctttcgtagagatcgtcagaaaaatgggttttcaaaatgaataaaagatgtggattttcaaaacaattcggagggttttgccttcctactattcaacgtgtctCAGGATTTctatcttcattcctacctggacacatgtgtgacccataaaaagctatttttattgagagcaacttcataaaaccctttcttgtttGACAGAGTCGAAACTTTCGATCActtcgaacccgaatttctttcgataagggatgattatttctctctcaacttttaaggatgagattgtgttcatttatgtgtctaacttcttacgACTAGTGtgagaatttctatgtcttcttagcgcgttggatgctatcatttcggagaacttttaagttggaaaagtaggttttgtgggtatacctctagtaaaccctcacgagactaaaacttgtccactagggacacctaggggttcaaaggcttgttatacatgctaagtgtgtccgtagcctcgacgacacggagttgtatgtatgttttaaaattgttttgtttgatttgctcgaggactagcaaagtctaagtatggggaaatttgataggtgtcttaaacaccttgttatttatctattgtttatgctttcttcgcgagttttcttgtaaattatgtatcttatgattgattttaagtttattaggtgcaatggagtccttgaGAGCAAAAGAAGGAGCAATCGTCCATTTGGAGTGCAAAGGTCTAAGGTGCGTGAAAAGGAGGTGACAGTTGAGTTGAACAGGAAATTAAGCTATCGGTTCTTTGAAACTGACAGGTTAAATGAACtaaggtggcccttatccaataACGTGAGTTGCCAATATAAGTTCCTATCATTACCTACCCCTAAAGTCAAGAGAAATGTCTTCTCTTCTCATTATTGTTTCCATCTAAAATTCAGAGAACGAGAGAAACGAGTGATGCTGCTAGTAAAGAAGAGATTGATGAGTTTGGTGGATCTTAGATCAGTGGTAATTCAAGGGTACAAGTGTGGgtttgaatctgtcaaggatttgtcATTACTGCTGCTACAGATCGAGAATGAAATGGGGAAGAAAATggaaagagttagggtttgtggTGAAtgttttctgctgatttcggttgAAATTGAGGAGGAGAAATTGAAGTGCTGATATTGATTGTGTTCATTGAGAGATGGGTTCGATCTGTAAGAATGAATCCGACAGTTGTTGGCAGTGTAATGAAGCTGTTTCTGTTAACGAATTTGAGATTGAATCTGAGATAGATGATGAGTATATTTACTGGAATTGGATCGAAGAATCAGAAGCTGATGCTGCTAATGAATATGagatggaaatgggtttgaggttGAAGTTGCAGGAATTGATTCAAGAGTTTAGATGGTGTTCATGAAGTGAATCTGGTTAGAGGAAATTGCAGATGAATATTTGACTGAATTGCAGGTGGAATTGAAATCATGATACAGAGAAGATGGTATGAAGTAGAGGTGGTCTGAGATGTTGGTGCTGTGAGTTGTTGCTCTGAACTGGTGGTTGATGCCAAGGAGATCTGACTCGAGTGGTGGTGCTGATGGTGTTGTGCAGTTGCAGAAGATTCAGACATTGGAGCTAGGCCTGATGCGCTGAAATGGGATGTGATGTTGAGTGTTGCAGCGATGATTGCAGTGACATGGTCTTGTAGTGAATATGGAAGTAGATTGAATGCGGATGAGCTGAGAAGGAGAGCCACTTACAGTGAAGCAGTAATTGGATAAGTGGAATTGGTGCTACAGGAAAGAACTGGAGTGTGTTGATGAATGGGGTTTTTGTAGTTGAACAAGAGAAGAGATGGCGATTGCTGATAAATGGTAATGCAGGATAGGGTGCAGCTGTGTAGAAGAAGGTTATTGCAGCTGAGTAGTTGATGTGTGTTGATGGTTCGATCGAAACCTGGGAAGAACAGTTGTTGCTGCTATGTTTTGGTAATGGAAATGAAGCGAGTAACTGATGTAGGAGCAATTGCAGGTGACGGGTGCATAGGAATGGTTGTTTGTCAGCTAGAAGTGGTTGCAGCTGAAGGTATTATGAAGCTATAGTGGGTTTGAGGCTGTGTTGATGTTGTGCTGCAACTTGGTGGTGATATGAAGGATGACTAAGGTGGTTTGTAGAGTGCCAGGGAGCGGCGGTGTTTATGAAGTGCAGTAAGAAGTTATGGCCGGGAGTTTGTGCCGCAGAAAATGGGAATTGCAGAATTAGCTTTGCAACCTGAAATGGATAGACAAGACCGACAAGGTTAGAGTCTACAGCCTGAGCTGTGAAATAGATGCCGCAACTGTGCAGAAACGCAGCGAGAATGGCGAGCCAGTGAGCCTAGCCCGGGATGCCGGACTTCAGAGATTAGAGTGTGGATCTTAAAGTTTCATTGAATTGCGAAGGGGGTATGTGTTGGATGCAAGAGTTGTCCATGGGATATATGAGTTTGGAGTCGCGCTTTTGGGTTGGTTTTCGCAAGAGCTAGGAAATGATTCAGATGGTGATGTTGCAGCTTGATTATGGCTGGAATGAGAAGGATAATGGCAGTGTAAGCTGCAGATGAATGGATAGTATATGGAAGATTGCAACAATGAGAACTGTGGTGGATTTTCTTGCCAGTGAGTCGACTCAGTGATTCCCGATCCAAATCAGATGGACTTGGACTTGCTCCAATTGGGCTTCACTCATGGGTTGTTTGAGCGACTGATATTTGGCAGAGACTCTGTGACCTAAGGAACCTAAGTTGGGAAGTGAAAGGATACAAAAGGAAGACTTATCACCTATTCTATAGATCTTTTATCTCTCATCttttacttttgttctagggtttacaacatgatagatttatttcttttttggatgaactccatgaacatgagctagttttcttttggttaaggaataagtttgaattccaattataatttttatgcaatgaattagttttgtgtccatactttgttgcttatgattcactattaatattgttatatgatttgaatacatgtttagtcgagtcgcgaatcggttgaattagttttcatctctattgctagattagggttattatacgtaaaagtgataattcctgattgtaagtagcataattgtgggtattgcttgtagtgatgcatcctagtagtcacaagtggatcataaccttggttaaatcggattcgtgcttttacacgttcgattgctttgattagtcttgtTCCATAGAACTcaatgcttttagggagttaaacttaattgtacttttacactttaggttgctttctaggaagaattcacatatgcatcttttaatgtggttgtgatgaaatcagggaattagcgagatatatttgcgatcaagatatcttaggacttttaataaagttgagattaaatatcaattctgattattgttgaaaagcatgtttgtggatgaaaacgatatccttgaccaatactttcacatatttgaattgtgtgctttatttctttgttttgcttttattttattttagcatATCAAAATCATAATATCCCCCTTTTGTTTGATTAAGATACCAAAACATATTgaaaacctagtcctctctgtgggaacgatcctttcttgcccttgctatattatatattttgagtagtaagaaagtgtaattatttttgacgcctacaacAGCGATCACTAACCATATTTTTCAAGATTAACGATAACTTTGTGAAAATAGATGAATCATGTCATCATATTCCACAACAAGAACAAAATTCATATGGAGTCAAATTGAAACTAAAACAGTTCAACTATCTATTAAATCAACCGAGATTCAATAACAAACATCTCACTAAATTCTAGAATTACTTTTAAAtcaaaaatactgaaaatatgcaaAAACACGTCTTATAAttgtctcttttttcttctccatctctatgATCCAACACTAAAAAGGATTACAAGACACTTTCACCTTTTTTCTAACGCGGTATTGAAAGTAAGTATTGGAACTGAACAAGAATGCAGGAATGAGAACTTTAGAACACACTGGAACATACACGTTAATTCTATGAAATATTTCACATACGATGTAAATTTCAAGGACGCtatatttctcaaaactaataTATCCAAGCAATATAGTCATAGGTTCTGATTCCCCACTACTAGCACATCCATCACTATTTTTTTCAAAACCAACAAGCAAGTCATATCGACAGTAAGTAAATCAAAATGGCCAAATAATGCAGATCATTTTGTGTTGTGTGCACgaacaaataagaaatttttgTGCATGCACTTGTTACCTGCCATGTTAAGTTGTATGCTAGTACCGTAAATACTAAGATACCGTTAATTTCTTGAATATTTATGCATGACTGAATTTCATTTTAGCTAGCCCTAGATTCTTATACTCATAATGACTTAAGAGAGTCTTTCAatattgtctttttttttattaatgtgGTGCACTTGGTCGACCAAAGAGCTCAGGGAGGTAGTCAAATGAGAACTGTAAGGACACTGAGAGAGTTTTTATCTGACTGACTTTCGGAGATTCTCATGGAAATATAAAAATTTCAAATTATTTTATGTACGTATTTTAGTGAGTGTTTATGTTTTGTAGAAACAGATTTATGGATCTTTTAGAGAATCTTTGTGATTTGTTGAGGCACGATATTTACTAAGTTTATAAGTAATTCAACAAATTTATTTTCTCTAGATTGGGGTATATATCCAAACTAATTTGGGTATACAAAAACTTAAAATGGACTTAGTTGAAAGACCAAAACGAAGTAAAGTGACCTAACTAACTTTGCCAAATCCTAATTAAAAGTATACCCTTGTTTTTATGACACTTAATGAAATCATTCCCCTTCCCAACCTAACGACCATTACTTCTCCCTTTCCAccgttttcttttccttctccatcaTTTTGTCTGAAGAAAAACCCGTAGATTAAAAGTATCCCCTTGTTTTTATCAAACTCAAATGAATCAATTCTCCTTCTCAACCTAACAACCACTACTTTATTTTGCTTTTTGAATatcaaattaggttagaaaaatcGAAATTATTGAATTGTAGTTATGTGGTCGTCAGGGTATGTCTTCATCTACCTTGACAACTTTTCGTGTTCAATTTTAATCATGATCTTCTTAGGATGAATAACACgacggtttttttttttaatctttgaaAGTAACACTCACAGGGTCGTCATAATATTCATTCCAAAACTTTGACGACTAGTTGATGGTTATGAAAATCTGAATCATGCCAACTAATGATTGTCAAAAACTGGTTTTTCTATGTTTAATATTATAATTAGTCGCCAAGCTTTTGAAAACCTAACTTGAAAACTAGGTGATGGTTGTCACTTTGATGCATTTGACCCTGACTACCAACAACAGACAAAACTTAAAGATTCCTGTGTCCATTTTTGCTATTGATCGTCATGTTTGTGAAACTATAACCGTGACGATGTCTGGTAATAGTTAGTCGGCATGGTTGGAATAAATGCAACATGAAGACTATTAAAAGTCGTCAATTTGTTATTATACGACCATCCCTCCAATATCTACATTAGTTCTCTACTTGACGATGTAGACCTATGATAGGGTATAATAATAGAATTTTCCTagaaatttgtatcattaatacAAAGTATTATAATAGTTAATGCATTTTAGAGACGTATGGACCTTTTTTAAACTTGATTATtgattaatatttattatttttaacaaCAACAATATGTTGAGTATTGAAACATTTGTTTTTAATAATTACCATATTTGGTTGGTATTTGTGTATGGTTTCTCATCTAGTATGCGACAACTAATCAAGGTCATTTCAAGTAAGATATTCCTATAGTAGtgtgagtttttttctttttcttctaaccaCCAAATCGTCCCCGgaatgcaagcaacaattctga encodes:
- the LOC113348470 gene encoding uncharacterized protein LOC113348470 — protein: MHVERITRCNGVLESKRRSNRPFGVQRSKVREKEVTVELNRKLSYRFFETDRLNELRWPLSNNVSCQYKFLSLPTPKVKRNVFSSHYCFHLKFREREKRVMLLVKKRLMSLVDLRSVVIQGYKCGFESVKDLSLLLLQIENEMGKKMERVRVCGECFLLISVEIEEEKLKC